A single region of the Streptomyces sp. NBC_00425 genome encodes:
- a CDS encoding APC family permease: protein MDSQTAVAPHSPHDASTTGRLKPDSLGVLGILFFVLSAQAPLTGIAGAVPIAVAIGNGAGAPAAYLAAGVMVLLFSIGFVAMGRHVVDAGAFYTYIGKGLGRSAGSGSAAVALFAYCAIQAAMYGLYGATVGGLVAYYTDVHLAWWVWTLLTMAVVQVLGAAGIEMGAKLLAVFVLAEFSILIVFALVTFFKGGGPEGLGFGESFSPHAALQGAPGVALMFAVASMFGFEATAIYGEEAREPRRTVPRATYLSVAVVTGFFAFTSWMLVSAHGASAATAQAGKALESGDATSWVFAPITALFGSWAGDVLPVLLATSLFAGILAFHNSANRYLFSLGREGLLPHRLTRLNRRHSPWAAGTVQTVIAAALVVPFALLGKDPVLTLFSWFSGVAVLAMMLLYFLTSLSVVVFFRRSRADTRLWNTLVAPVLGALGIAGAIWLIIENFTTLIGGDRATAVWLQLTVPVVLVLGLCAARLTRSRHAATG, encoded by the coding sequence GTGGACAGTCAGACGGCGGTCGCCCCGCACTCCCCGCACGACGCAAGCACGACAGGCAGGCTCAAGCCCGATTCCCTCGGCGTTCTGGGCATCCTGTTCTTCGTCCTCTCCGCCCAGGCCCCGCTGACCGGCATCGCCGGGGCCGTCCCCATCGCCGTCGCCATCGGCAACGGAGCGGGCGCGCCCGCCGCGTACCTCGCCGCCGGCGTCATGGTCCTGCTGTTCTCCATCGGCTTCGTCGCCATGGGCCGCCACGTGGTGGACGCCGGCGCCTTCTACACGTACATCGGCAAGGGCCTCGGCCGCTCGGCCGGCTCCGGCAGCGCCGCTGTCGCCCTCTTCGCCTACTGCGCCATCCAGGCCGCCATGTACGGGCTCTACGGCGCGACGGTCGGCGGTCTCGTCGCGTACTACACCGACGTGCACCTCGCGTGGTGGGTCTGGACGCTGCTCACCATGGCGGTCGTCCAGGTCCTCGGCGCGGCCGGGATCGAGATGGGCGCGAAGCTGCTGGCCGTCTTCGTCCTAGCGGAGTTCAGCATCCTCATCGTGTTCGCCCTCGTGACCTTCTTCAAGGGCGGCGGCCCCGAGGGCCTCGGCTTCGGCGAGAGCTTCTCGCCGCACGCCGCGCTCCAGGGCGCGCCCGGCGTGGCGCTGATGTTCGCCGTGGCGTCGATGTTCGGCTTCGAGGCCACCGCCATCTACGGCGAGGAGGCGCGGGAGCCCCGCAGGACCGTGCCGCGCGCCACCTATCTGTCGGTCGCGGTGGTCACCGGCTTCTTCGCCTTCACCTCGTGGATGCTGGTCTCGGCGCACGGCGCGTCCGCGGCGACGGCGCAGGCGGGCAAGGCGCTGGAGTCCGGTGACGCGACCTCGTGGGTCTTCGCGCCGATCACCGCGCTGTTCGGCTCCTGGGCCGGTGACGTGCTGCCCGTCCTGCTGGCCACCTCGCTGTTCGCCGGCATCCTGGCGTTCCACAACTCCGCCAACCGCTATCTGTTCTCCCTCGGCCGTGAGGGGCTGCTGCCGCACCGGCTGACCAGGCTCAACCGGCGCCACTCCCCCTGGGCGGCAGGCACCGTGCAGACGGTGATCGCGGCGGCGCTGGTCGTCCCGTTCGCGCTGCTCGGCAAGGACCCGGTGCTGACGCTGTTCTCCTGGTTCAGCGGAGTCGCCGTCCTGGCGATGATGCTCCTGTACTTCCTGACGTCCCTCTCCGTGGTCGTCTTCTTCCGCCGTTCCCGCGCCGACACCCGGCTGTGGAACACCCTGGTCGCACCGGTGCTGGGCGCGCTCGGCATCGCGGGCGCCATCTGGCTGATCATCGAGAACTTCACCACGCTCATCGGGGGCGACCGGGCCACGGCCGTCTGGCTCCAGCTGACCGTGCCGGTGGTGCTGGTCCTCGGGCTGTGCGCGGCACGGCTGACCCGGTCCAGGCACGCCGCCACCGGCTGA
- a CDS encoding aldehyde dehydrogenase, whose product MPALTHDDLLRRAEELRLPAQHHIDGADEPGSGAAFTVVSPRDGQVLGEVADAQGAEVDLAVAAARRAFDSGPWPRLAPAERGRVLLRVAELLAEQREKLALTISLEMGKPFTDAYGIELRAAIDTFRWYGQLADKLTDESPHAAPDALALVTREPAGVVGAVVPWNFPLTLASWKIAPALAAGCTVVLKPSESSPLSALMLGRIATEAGLPPGVLNVVAGDGPTAGRALGLHPDVDVLAFTGSTAVGRHFLRYAADSNLKRVWLELGGKSPNIILPDAPDLEQAAATAAWGIFFNQGEMCTAPSRLLVHSSIAERVTEAIVARAGELRVGDPLDPATEMGALVGEGHLERVLEHIGAGVGQGARLRAGGGRTLTGTGGSYVHPTVFDQVDPGMRLAREEIFGPVLSVLTFDDVEEAVRLANATEYGLAAGLWTSDLSTAHRVARALRAGTVWVNCYEEGDLTVPFGGMKQSGNGRDKSAHALEKYTELKTTWIQL is encoded by the coding sequence ATGCCGGCCCTCACCCATGACGATCTGCTGCGCCGCGCCGAGGAGTTGCGGCTGCCGGCCCAGCACCACATCGACGGGGCGGACGAACCGGGTTCGGGCGCCGCGTTCACCGTCGTCTCACCCCGCGACGGGCAGGTCCTCGGCGAGGTCGCCGACGCGCAGGGCGCCGAGGTCGACCTGGCCGTGGCCGCCGCCCGCCGGGCCTTCGACTCCGGGCCCTGGCCGCGGCTCGCGCCCGCCGAACGGGGCCGCGTCCTGCTGCGCGTGGCCGAACTGCTCGCGGAGCAGCGGGAGAAGCTCGCCCTGACGATCAGCCTGGAGATGGGCAAGCCGTTCACGGACGCGTACGGGATCGAGCTCCGCGCGGCGATCGACACCTTCCGCTGGTACGGGCAGTTGGCGGACAAGCTGACCGACGAGTCGCCGCACGCCGCCCCGGACGCCCTGGCACTGGTCACCCGGGAGCCGGCCGGCGTCGTGGGCGCCGTCGTGCCGTGGAACTTCCCGCTGACGCTGGCGAGCTGGAAGATCGCGCCGGCGCTGGCGGCGGGCTGCACGGTCGTGCTCAAGCCGTCGGAGAGCTCACCGCTGTCCGCCCTGATGCTGGGGCGGATCGCGACCGAGGCGGGACTGCCGCCGGGCGTGCTCAACGTCGTCGCCGGGGACGGCCCGACGGCCGGCCGGGCGCTGGGCCTGCACCCCGACGTGGACGTGCTGGCGTTCACCGGCTCCACGGCGGTCGGCCGTCACTTCCTGCGCTACGCCGCCGACTCCAATCTCAAGCGCGTCTGGCTGGAACTGGGCGGCAAGTCGCCGAACATCATCCTCCCCGACGCCCCCGACCTGGAGCAGGCCGCCGCCACCGCCGCCTGGGGCATCTTCTTCAACCAGGGCGAGATGTGCACCGCCCCCTCCCGGCTGCTGGTGCACTCCTCGATCGCCGAACGCGTCACCGAGGCGATCGTCGCCCGGGCCGGTGAACTGCGGGTCGGCGACCCCCTGGACCCGGCGACCGAGATGGGCGCACTGGTGGGCGAGGGTCACCTGGAGCGCGTCCTCGAGCACATCGGCGCCGGCGTGGGCCAGGGCGCACGGCTGCGGGCCGGCGGCGGCCGGACCCTGACCGGCACGGGCGGCAGCTACGTGCACCCCACCGTCTTCGACCAGGTGGACCCGGGCATGCGCCTGGCCCGCGAGGAGATCTTCGGCCCGGTGCTCTCGGTGCTGACCTTCGACGACGTGGAGGAGGCGGTGCGGCTGGCCAACGCCACCGAGTACGGCCTCGCCGCCGGCCTGTGGACCTCCGACCTGTCCACCGCCCACCGGGTCGCGCGCGCCCTCAGAGCCGGGACGGTGTGGGTCAACTGCTACGAGGAGGGCGACCTGACCGTCCCCTTCGGCGGCATGAAGCAGTCGGGCAACGGACGCGACAAGTCCGCGCACGCGCTGGAGAAGTACACCGAACTCAAGACCACCTGGATCCAGCTGTGA
- a CDS encoding gamma-glutamyl-gamma-aminobutyrate hydrolase family protein, with amino-acid sequence MTTAPRPLVAIPARFSATTSALRYAAEVNARALVEAVWRAGGEPVGVHPADQDERDVAARLARFDGVLLPGGGDLAPHRYGAADTHRSVYDVDELQDAFDLRVARTALDLGLPLLAICRGLQVVNVALGGSLEQDMGGPEGEHRHVVHPVAVRSGSLLERAAGAGKVDASCYHHQRVDRTGGGLTVTARAADGTVEGLELPGAQGWFTAVQWHPEDTAHEDPAQQGLFDALVRAARDGR; translated from the coding sequence GTGACGACTGCCCCGCGCCCCCTCGTCGCGATCCCCGCCCGCTTCAGCGCGACCACGTCCGCGCTGCGCTACGCCGCCGAGGTCAACGCCCGGGCCCTCGTCGAGGCCGTCTGGCGGGCCGGCGGCGAACCGGTCGGCGTCCATCCCGCCGACCAGGACGAGCGGGACGTCGCCGCCCGCCTCGCCCGCTTCGACGGCGTCCTGCTCCCCGGCGGCGGCGACCTCGCCCCGCACCGCTACGGCGCCGCCGACACCCACCGCAGCGTCTACGACGTGGACGAGCTGCAGGACGCCTTCGATCTGCGGGTCGCCCGTACCGCACTGGACCTGGGTCTGCCGCTGCTGGCGATCTGCCGCGGCCTGCAGGTCGTCAACGTCGCGCTCGGCGGTTCCCTGGAGCAGGACATGGGCGGCCCGGAGGGCGAACACCGGCATGTCGTGCACCCGGTGGCGGTGCGGAGCGGCTCGCTGCTGGAGCGGGCCGCCGGCGCCGGGAAGGTCGACGCCTCCTGCTATCACCACCAGCGGGTGGACCGCACCGGCGGGGGCCTCACGGTCACCGCGCGCGCCGCCGACGGCACCGTGGAGGGCCTCGAACTCCCCGGCGCCCAGGGATGGTTCACGGCCGTGCAGTGGCACCCCGAGGACACCGCCCACGAGGACCCCGCGCAGCAGGGCCTCTTCGACGCCCTCGTCCGGGCCGCCCGCGACGGCCGCTGA
- a CDS encoding ABC transporter ATP-binding protein → MDAIAMTQLYSVMNSQQERRPFDRATLRRIGAFARPHRRRIALFVVLGVLTALLAVATPVLAGKVVDAIVSHGDPGTVVRLALLIAGIAVLEAALGVLGRRLSATLGEGLILDLRTAVFDHVQRMPVAFFTRTRTGALVSRLNNDVIGAQRAFSNTLSGVVSNLVTLVLTLAVMLTLSWQVTLLALVLLPVFVIPARRMGRRMAGMQREAAALNASMGTRMTERFSAPGATLVKLFGRPEEESAEFAARAARVRDIGVRTATAQSVFMTALTLVSALALALVYGLGGHLALKGSLEPGAVVALALLLTRLYAPLTSLAGARVEAMSALVSFERVFEVLDLKPLIEEKPDAREVPEGPVSVEFDDVRFGYPSADKVSLASLEEVAVLDSRGGAEVLHGVSFRADPGQTIALVGSSGAGKSTIAQLLPRLYDVDEGAVRIGGVDVRDLSASTLRATLGMVTQDGHLFHDTVRANLLLARPSATEDDLWDALRRSRLDDLVRSLPDGLDTVVGERGYRLSGGERQRMTIARLLLAGQRVVILDEATAHLDNTSEAAVQEALAEALADRTAVVIAHRLSTVRAADLILVVESGRVVERGDHEQLLAAGGRYAELYRTQFDEPAATEAVVL, encoded by the coding sequence ATGGACGCGATCGCCATGACGCAGCTGTACAGCGTCATGAACAGCCAACAGGAACGCCGCCCCTTCGACCGTGCGACACTGCGCCGCATCGGCGCGTTCGCCCGACCGCACCGCCGCCGCATCGCCCTGTTCGTCGTGCTGGGGGTGCTGACCGCGCTGCTGGCCGTCGCCACCCCCGTCCTCGCGGGGAAGGTCGTCGACGCGATCGTGTCGCACGGCGACCCGGGCACCGTCGTGCGGCTGGCGCTGCTCATCGCGGGCATCGCGGTGCTGGAGGCGGCGCTCGGCGTCCTGGGCAGGAGGCTGTCGGCGACGCTCGGGGAGGGACTCATCCTCGATCTGCGCACGGCCGTGTTCGATCATGTGCAGCGGATGCCGGTCGCGTTCTTCACACGTACCCGTACGGGAGCGCTCGTCTCCCGACTCAACAACGACGTCATCGGAGCGCAGCGCGCCTTCAGCAACACGCTCTCCGGAGTGGTCTCCAACCTGGTCACCCTGGTGCTCACCCTCGCCGTCATGCTCACCCTCTCCTGGCAGGTCACGCTCCTCGCGCTGGTCCTGCTGCCGGTGTTCGTGATCCCGGCGCGGCGGATGGGCAGGCGGATGGCCGGCATGCAGCGGGAGGCGGCCGCGCTCAACGCGTCGATGGGCACCCGGATGACCGAGCGGTTCTCCGCCCCCGGCGCCACGCTGGTCAAACTGTTCGGCCGCCCCGAGGAGGAGTCGGCCGAGTTCGCGGCCCGCGCGGCCCGGGTGCGCGACATCGGCGTCCGCACGGCCACCGCCCAGTCGGTGTTCATGACCGCCCTGACCCTCGTCTCCGCGCTGGCCCTCGCCCTGGTCTACGGCCTCGGCGGCCACCTCGCGCTGAAGGGCTCCCTCGAACCGGGCGCCGTCGTCGCCCTCGCCCTGCTGCTGACCCGCCTCTACGCCCCGCTCACCTCGCTCGCCGGGGCCCGGGTCGAGGCGATGAGCGCCCTGGTCAGCTTCGAGCGGGTCTTCGAGGTGCTCGACCTGAAGCCGCTGATCGAGGAGAAGCCGGACGCCCGCGAGGTGCCCGAGGGGCCGGTCTCCGTCGAGTTCGACGACGTCCGTTTCGGCTACCCGTCCGCCGACAAGGTCTCCCTCGCCTCCCTGGAGGAGGTCGCCGTCCTGGACTCCCGCGGCGGCGCCGAGGTCCTGCACGGCGTCTCCTTCCGCGCCGACCCGGGGCAGACCATCGCCCTCGTCGGCTCCTCCGGCGCCGGCAAGTCGACGATCGCCCAACTCCTGCCGCGCCTCTACGACGTCGACGAGGGCGCCGTCCGCATCGGCGGCGTGGACGTGCGCGACCTGAGCGCGAGCACCCTGCGGGCGACCCTCGGCATGGTCACCCAGGACGGTCACCTGTTCCACGACACCGTTCGGGCCAACCTCCTGCTCGCCCGCCCGTCGGCCACCGAGGACGACCTGTGGGACGCGCTGCGCCGCTCCCGCCTCGACGACCTCGTGCGCTCCCTGCCCGACGGTCTCGACACCGTCGTCGGCGAACGCGGCTACCGGCTCTCCGGCGGCGAACGCCAGCGCATGACCATCGCCCGGCTGCTGCTGGCCGGCCAGCGCGTCGTCATCCTCGACGAGGCCACCGCCCACCTCGACAACACCTCCGAGGCGGCCGTCCAGGAGGCCCTCGCCGAGGCGCTGGCCGACCGTACGGCCGTCGTCATCGCGCACCGGCTGTCCACCGTCCGCGCCGCCGACCTGATCCTCGTCGTCGAGTCCGGCCGGGTCGTGGAGCGCGGCGACCACGAGCAACTGCTGGCGGCCGGCGGACGGTACGCGGAGCTGTACCGGACCCAGTTCGACGAGCCCGCCGCGACCGAGGCGGTCGTCCTGTGA
- a CDS encoding lysylphosphatidylglycerol synthase transmembrane domain-containing protein, protein MTAVPLAPGGAARRLPVRQLLCLLPLLLVTVVAVRHRSVLADGVAQLRGAEWPWLLAAVGATCLTWVAAAVTRQGAVVQRLPGRRLLAAQFAAGAANHLLPTGLGASAVNLRFMSVCGVPLARSSAALALYLLAEGVARVGLLTALLLAFPDALRLGPLLPGGSFGPLLAALATVALVAAGALACVRRLRSAVCSFLRTALGEARSVHSRPARALALWGGSLAFPLLQAAGFAAVGQALHLPVPAAHMAVAYVAATVAVALVPTPGGIGSVEAALVVALVAAGGPVAVATAVVLGYRIITVWLPLVPGALTLAALVRMKIV, encoded by the coding sequence GTGACAGCGGTTCCTCTCGCCCCCGGCGGAGCGGCCCGGCGGCTGCCGGTGCGTCAGCTCCTGTGTCTGCTTCCGCTCCTGCTGGTCACCGTGGTCGCGGTGCGGCACCGGTCGGTACTCGCCGACGGAGTCGCGCAGTTGCGCGGCGCCGAGTGGCCCTGGCTGCTGGCCGCGGTCGGCGCGACCTGTCTGACCTGGGTGGCGGCGGCCGTCACCCGGCAGGGCGCGGTCGTGCAGCGGCTGCCCGGACGGCGGCTGCTGGCTGCGCAGTTCGCGGCGGGCGCGGCCAACCACCTGCTGCCGACGGGGCTGGGCGCGAGCGCGGTCAACCTGCGGTTCATGTCGGTGTGCGGGGTGCCGCTGGCCCGTTCCTCGGCGGCCCTCGCGCTGTATCTGCTGGCGGAGGGCGTGGCCCGGGTGGGCCTGCTGACCGCGCTGCTGCTCGCCTTCCCGGACGCGCTGCGGCTCGGCCCCCTGCTGCCTGGCGGCTCGTTCGGCCCGCTGCTCGCCGCCCTCGCGACGGTGGCGCTGGTCGCGGCGGGCGCGCTCGCCTGCGTGCGACGGCTGCGGTCGGCGGTGTGCTCGTTCCTGCGGACCGCGCTCGGCGAGGCGCGTTCGGTGCACTCCCGGCCCGCCCGGGCGCTCGCGCTGTGGGGCGGCTCGCTGGCGTTCCCGCTGCTGCAGGCGGCCGGCTTCGCCGCCGTGGGGCAGGCGTTGCACCTGCCGGTGCCCGCGGCGCACATGGCGGTGGCGTACGTGGCGGCCACGGTGGCCGTCGCGCTGGTGCCGACGCCCGGCGGGATCGGCTCGGTGGAGGCGGCGCTGGTGGTGGCGCTGGTGGCGGCGGGCGGGCCGGTGGCGGTCGCCACCGCCGTGGTCCTCGGCTACCGCATCATCACCGTGTGGCTGCCGTTGGTGCCGGGCGCGCTGACGCTCGCGGCACTGGTACGCATGAAGATCGTCTGA
- a CDS encoding mechanosensitive ion channel family protein, translating to MNRALTLDDGVLAGIALATGLLTAFLSRTVLRWLAKHAKRTKWSGDDVVVDALRTVVPWAAIAGGAAAAAAVLPLTKAVQHTVNQCLTVLLIFVVTVSAARVVAGLVQTVTSSRSGVAGSATIFVNITRILVLAIGFLVMLQTLGISIAPLLTALGVGGLAVALALQDTLANLFAGIHILASKTVQRGDYIKLSSGEEGYVEDINWRQTTVRALSNNLVVIPNGQLAKTNMTNYMRPEQQLTVLVQVGVAYDSDLEQVERVTSEVIAEVMTGVDGALPDHEPAIRFHTFGDSRIGFTVILGVGEFSDQYRIKHEFIKRLHRRYREEGIRIPAPARTVALQSGAVVIPQQRTGDGVVQGEMPALHD from the coding sequence GTGAACCGCGCACTGACCCTCGACGACGGCGTCCTCGCCGGAATCGCCCTGGCCACCGGTCTGTTGACGGCCTTTCTGTCGCGCACCGTGCTGCGCTGGCTGGCGAAGCACGCCAAGCGCACCAAGTGGAGCGGCGACGACGTCGTCGTGGACGCGCTGCGCACCGTCGTGCCGTGGGCGGCGATCGCCGGCGGCGCGGCGGCCGCGGCCGCGGTGCTGCCGCTGACCAAGGCGGTCCAGCACACCGTCAACCAGTGTCTGACGGTGCTGCTGATCTTCGTGGTGACGGTGTCGGCGGCGCGGGTCGTCGCCGGACTGGTGCAGACGGTGACGTCGTCGCGCTCGGGAGTCGCCGGGTCGGCCACCATCTTCGTGAACATCACCCGGATCCTGGTCCTGGCGATCGGCTTCCTGGTGATGCTGCAGACGCTGGGCATCTCCATAGCGCCCCTGCTCACCGCTCTCGGCGTCGGTGGTCTGGCGGTCGCGCTCGCGCTGCAGGACACCCTCGCGAACCTGTTCGCGGGCATCCACATCCTCGCCTCCAAGACCGTCCAGCGCGGTGACTACATCAAGCTGAGCAGCGGTGAGGAGGGCTACGTCGAGGACATCAACTGGCGTCAGACGACCGTGCGCGCGCTCTCCAACAACCTGGTCGTCATCCCCAACGGCCAGCTCGCGAAGACGAACATGACCAACTACATGCGTCCCGAGCAGCAGTTGACGGTCCTGGTGCAGGTAGGGGTGGCCTACGACAGCGATCTGGAGCAGGTGGAGCGGGTGACGTCGGAGGTCATCGCGGAGGTCATGACGGGAGTGGACGGCGCCCTGCCCGACCACGAGCCCGCGATCCGCTTCCACACCTTCGGCGACTCGCGGATCGGCTTCACCGTGATCCTGGGCGTCGGCGAGTTCAGCGACCAGTACCGGATCAAGCACGAGTTCATCAAGCGGCTGCACCGCCGCTACCGCGAGGAGGGCATCCGGATCCCGGCGCCGGCCCGCACGGTGGCGTTGCAGTCGGGCGCCGTCGTCATCCCGCAGCAGCGGACCGGCGACGGGGTCGTGCAGGGCGAGATGCCCGCCCTGCACGACTGA